In Hoeflea ulvae, one genomic interval encodes:
- a CDS encoding NAD(P)/FAD-dependent oxidoreductase yields MTAATTTDVMILGAGAAGMMCAIEAARRGKSVTVIDHARAPGEKIRISGGGRCNFTNIHCTPANFLSSNRHFAISALKSYTQHDFIDRVKARGIAFHEKALGQLFCDGSAREIIAMLTDDMREAGVRLELATEILEVSPRDGGFATRTSAGVFHSASLVVATGGKSIPKMGATGLGYDIARQFGHRITDTRAGLVPFTWASNMHDSWGALSGVSLDVRAACNGASFDEAMLFTHRGLSGPAMLQVSSYWREGDAVATDLAPGIDLAAHLKAERSARPKTSVWTAIADILPKRLAQQFGTEAGSAPSKLADLSNAAIEEIVAGLRDFRIVPGGTEGYRTAEVTLGGVDTARINQKTMESQLVPGLHFIGEVVDVTGHLGGHNFQWAWSSGAAAGRSF; encoded by the coding sequence ATGACCGCTGCGACAACAACCGATGTGATGATCCTGGGCGCCGGCGCCGCGGGCATGATGTGCGCCATCGAGGCCGCACGCCGGGGCAAGAGCGTCACGGTGATCGATCACGCCCGCGCGCCGGGCGAAAAGATCCGGATCTCCGGCGGTGGACGCTGCAATTTCACCAATATCCACTGCACCCCGGCCAATTTTCTGTCGTCCAACCGGCATTTTGCCATCTCCGCGCTCAAATCCTACACCCAGCATGATTTTATCGACCGGGTGAAAGCCCGCGGCATTGCCTTCCACGAGAAAGCGCTCGGACAATTGTTTTGCGACGGCTCGGCCCGCGAGATCATCGCGATGCTGACCGACGACATGCGCGAGGCCGGGGTGCGGCTGGAACTTGCGACGGAGATCCTTGAGGTGAGCCCGCGGGATGGAGGGTTTGCGACCCGCACCAGCGCCGGGGTCTTCCACTCCGCCTCCCTGGTCGTCGCCACCGGCGGAAAATCCATTCCAAAAATGGGCGCCACCGGACTGGGCTATGACATCGCCCGGCAGTTCGGCCACCGGATCACCGACACCCGCGCCGGTCTGGTGCCGTTCACCTGGGCCTCCAACATGCATGACAGCTGGGGCGCTCTGTCCGGCGTCTCGCTTGATGTCCGCGCAGCATGCAACGGCGCGAGTTTTGACGAAGCCATGCTGTTTACTCATCGCGGACTGTCCGGCCCGGCAATGTTGCAAGTCTCATCCTATTGGCGCGAGGGCGACGCCGTTGCGACGGATCTCGCGCCCGGCATCGATCTCGCTGCCCATCTCAAGGCCGAACGCAGCGCCCGTCCCAAAACATCGGTCTGGACCGCAATCGCCGACATCCTGCCCAAAAGGCTGGCGCAGCAATTCGGCACCGAAGCCGGATCGGCGCCGTCGAAACTGGCGGACTTGAGCAATGCGGCAATTGAAGAGATAGTGGCGGGCCTGAGAGATTTTCGCATTGTTCCCGGCGGGACCGAAGGCTACAGAACCGCCGAAGTGACGCTGGGGGGCGTCGACACGGCCCGGATCAACCAGAAGACCATGGAAAGCCAGCTGGTTCCCGGCCTGCATTTCATTGGCGAAGTGGTGGATGTCACCGGCCACCTCGGCGGTCACAATTTTCAATGGGCCTGGTCTTCCGGCGCTGCGGCAGGACGCAGCTTCTGA
- a CDS encoding bifunctional diguanylate cyclase/phosphodiesterase, with product MLMKFITCLRQAHLLVRPSVLAAGIALTVTLATGIFADYQNRLVYTQSLRTDVSEQLSLIRAKLEGNIGNNIQLVRGLVAAIATHPDIDQDHFGAIAAGLVGTDSQLRSIAAAPDLVINLVYPLEGNEKVIGLDLRTNPAQRDAALRAATSEKLVLAGPVDLVQGGQGFIGRFPVFLTEDDGSKTLWGLVSAVVDVERLYAASGLLATDLPIEISIAGKDSTGGDGPVFFGDPEIYGQNPVLSEVTLPSGSWQIAAIPAGGWSSTPDNTWQFRALILLAGLLVVVPISIAGHLYDQRRGNIRELKLNQIKMARLSHRLNLALDASNIGVWEFNLSASELTWDERMKELYGVIDDSVFMKSSYWTQAMHPEDRKRAVAEFRAAVATGGTYSSEFRIITPDGTTRWIRSTGALHQDLDGQTYIVGVNWDVSADVQLKTRLMAAKQDADLRNCELEDARAQMECNSLHDSLTGLPNRRFIDERLLNRRDGPTVTALLHIDLDRFKQINDTLGHAAGDAMLIHAASVLRANTRDSDIIARIGGDEFVIAMTCETSDAQLSSLANRIIVQMRQPVPYENHECRFGVSIGIASVDHDDDPCGKRLLIDADIALYRAKNNGRNRFEFFTTALKAEIIRTKRVADDILSGLERKEFLPFFQPQFDARTLDIVGVEALARWEHPTEGLLAPDAFLKTAGELNVVPLIDRSILEQTLWQSTRWKAAGLSIPKMSVNVSAGRLFEADLIDSLDGIDIEKGSLSFELLESIFLDEQNDIIVANIERLKAMGIDIEIDDFGTGFASIISLIQVRPTRLKIDRQLIFPIVGSESQRRLVASIIEIGQSLGIKVVAEGVETMEHAAILRDLGCNTLQGYALARPMASDQLMEFVRAENWRQVA from the coding sequence ATGCTGATGAAGTTCATCACCTGCCTTCGGCAAGCCCACCTCCTGGTGCGCCCGAGCGTTCTTGCCGCGGGCATTGCGCTGACCGTCACCCTCGCCACGGGGATCTTCGCCGATTACCAGAACCGCCTTGTCTACACCCAGAGCCTGCGCACCGACGTCAGCGAACAGCTCAGCCTGATCCGGGCAAAGCTCGAAGGCAATATCGGCAACAATATCCAGCTGGTGCGCGGCCTGGTCGCTGCCATCGCGACCCATCCCGACATCGATCAGGACCATTTCGGCGCGATCGCTGCAGGACTGGTCGGCACGGATTCACAATTGCGAAGCATTGCCGCGGCGCCGGATCTGGTGATCAACCTGGTCTATCCGCTCGAGGGCAACGAAAAAGTCATCGGTCTCGATTTGCGCACCAATCCGGCACAGCGCGACGCTGCCTTGCGGGCCGCAACCTCCGAGAAGCTGGTGCTGGCCGGCCCGGTTGATCTGGTTCAGGGCGGCCAGGGCTTTATCGGCCGCTTTCCGGTGTTTCTCACTGAAGATGACGGCTCCAAAACCCTGTGGGGTCTGGTTTCCGCTGTTGTCGATGTCGAGCGCCTTTATGCAGCCAGCGGGTTGCTTGCGACCGATCTGCCGATCGAGATCTCGATTGCCGGCAAGGACTCCACCGGCGGCGATGGCCCGGTGTTCTTCGGCGATCCTGAAATTTACGGCCAGAATCCGGTCCTGTCGGAAGTTACCCTGCCATCCGGCAGCTGGCAAATCGCGGCCATTCCGGCTGGCGGCTGGTCCAGCACGCCCGACAACACCTGGCAGTTTCGCGCGCTGATCCTGCTTGCCGGACTGCTTGTCGTGGTGCCGATTTCCATCGCCGGGCATCTGTACGACCAGCGACGGGGCAATATTCGCGAGCTCAAGCTCAACCAGATCAAGATGGCCAGGCTGTCGCACCGGCTCAACCTTGCGCTGGACGCGTCGAATATCGGCGTATGGGAGTTCAATCTGTCCGCCTCGGAACTGACCTGGGACGAGCGGATGAAGGAGCTTTACGGCGTCATCGACGATTCGGTCTTCATGAAATCGAGCTACTGGACCCAGGCAATGCACCCGGAGGACCGGAAACGCGCCGTGGCCGAGTTCCGCGCGGCGGTCGCCACCGGCGGAACTTACAGTTCCGAATTCCGCATCATCACCCCGGACGGCACCACCCGCTGGATCCGCTCGACCGGCGCCTTGCACCAGGACCTGGACGGCCAGACCTATATTGTCGGGGTCAACTGGGACGTGTCCGCCGATGTGCAGCTCAAGACGCGGCTGATGGCAGCCAAGCAGGATGCCGATTTGCGCAACTGCGAGCTCGAGGACGCCCGGGCGCAGATGGAATGCAATTCGCTGCATGACAGTCTCACCGGCCTGCCCAACCGACGCTTCATCGACGAGCGGCTTCTCAACCGGCGCGACGGACCGACCGTGACCGCGCTGCTGCATATCGATCTCGACCGCTTCAAGCAGATCAATGACACATTGGGCCATGCGGCGGGCGATGCTATGCTGATCCATGCCGCATCGGTGCTCAGAGCCAACACCCGCGATAGCGACATCATCGCCCGGATCGGTGGCGACGAATTCGTCATCGCCATGACCTGCGAGACAAGTGACGCGCAATTGTCGTCTTTGGCCAACCGCATCATCGTGCAGATGCGGCAACCGGTGCCCTATGAGAACCACGAATGCCGCTTCGGCGTCAGCATCGGCATCGCTTCGGTCGATCACGACGATGATCCCTGCGGCAAGCGCCTGCTGATCGATGCCGACATCGCGCTTTACCGGGCCAAGAACAATGGCCGCAACCGTTTCGAATTCTTCACCACGGCGCTGAAAGCCGAGATCATACGCACCAAGCGGGTCGCCGACGACATTCTGTCCGGCCTCGAGCGCAAGGAATTCCTGCCGTTCTTCCAGCCGCAATTCGACGCCAGGACCCTGGATATCGTCGGCGTCGAGGCGCTGGCGCGGTGGGAGCACCCCACGGAAGGCCTGCTCGCGCCCGATGCTTTCCTCAAGACTGCGGGCGAGCTGAACGTGGTGCCGCTGATCGACCGTTCGATCCTCGAGCAGACGCTGTGGCAGTCGACCCGGTGGAAGGCCGCCGGTCTGTCGATCCCGAAAATGTCGGTCAATGTGTCGGCGGGCCGGCTTTTCGAAGCCGACCTGATCGACAGTCTCGACGGCATCGACATCGAAAAGGGATCGCTCTCGTTCGAGCTTCTCGAATCGATCTTTCTGGATGAACAGAACGACATCATCGTCGCCAATATCGAGCGCCTCAAGGCGATGGGCATCGACATCGAGATCGACGATTTCGGCACCGGCTTCGCATCGATCATCAGCCTCATACAGGTGCGGCCGACCCGTCTGAAGATCGACCGTCAGCTGATCTTCCCGATCGTCGGCTCGGAGAGCCAGCGGCGGTTGGTTGCCTCCATCATCGAGATCGGCCAGTCGCTCGGCATCAAGGTGGTGGCGGAAGGTGTCGAGACCATGGAACATGCCGCTATTCTGCGCGATCTGGGCTGCAACACGCTGCAGGGCTATGCCCTGGCCCGGCCGATGGCCTCTGACCAGTTGATGGAATTTGTCCGCGCCGAAAACTGGCGTCAGGTGGCGTAA
- a CDS encoding SH3 domain-containing protein: MKQHASLAAMVGLLVVLTGSAFAQSSEEFVKAFSGEWYVFDPDFRNGDQPCQISLETEASGDRYVAAVKNCDAALASVATWGILENQLGLFAGDGTPFAKLGGNQLRVTGETLSSNIGLIFERAQGDGNNAQISAALRTYGCFFDGFSNQCTSKADLGKPALATDAAPEVKVIVNLNIRSQPRRNAQSIGVVSKDTCVKINQCLSASDGVWCSAQFGDKTGWLSKTALRQDKWPVITFRNSCSKDG, from the coding sequence ATGAAACAGCATGCTTCACTGGCCGCGATGGTCGGCCTTCTGGTGGTCCTGACCGGATCAGCGTTCGCCCAATCAAGCGAAGAATTCGTCAAGGCCTTTTCAGGCGAGTGGTACGTCTTCGATCCCGATTTCCGCAATGGTGATCAGCCCTGCCAGATCAGCCTTGAAACGGAAGCCAGCGGCGACCGCTATGTGGCCGCCGTCAAGAATTGCGACGCCGCACTGGCATCTGTGGCGACCTGGGGCATCCTCGAAAACCAGCTCGGACTGTTTGCCGGCGACGGGACGCCATTTGCCAAGCTCGGTGGAAACCAGTTGCGCGTGACCGGCGAGACGCTGTCCAGCAACATCGGATTGATCTTCGAAAGAGCCCAGGGCGACGGGAACAATGCCCAGATTTCCGCGGCGTTGAGAACCTATGGATGTTTCTTCGACGGCTTTTCCAACCAGTGCACCTCCAAGGCCGACCTCGGCAAGCCTGCGCTTGCGACGGATGCGGCGCCTGAGGTCAAGGTGATCGTCAATCTGAACATTCGAAGCCAGCCGCGCCGCAATGCCCAGTCGATCGGCGTGGTCTCGAAGGACACCTGCGTCAAGATCAACCAGTGCCTTTCAGCTTCGGACGGCGTCTGGTGCAGTGCGCAGTTTGGCGACAAGACCGGCTGGCTTTCCAAGACGGCTTTGCGCCAGGACAAGTGGCCTGTCATCACCTTCCGCAACAGCTGCAGCAAGGACGGCTAG
- a CDS encoding NAD-dependent epimerase/dehydratase family protein, with amino-acid sequence MAMRVLFTGGSGKAGRHVIPYLVGQGHHVVNVDLTPLDHPGVDNLTADITDSGQMFNVMSSYANFDELEPGTGVPKFDAVVHFAAVPRILIRPDNETFRINTIGTYNVIEAAVKLGINKIIIASSETTYGVCFADGEVSPASLPVEEDMDVNPMDSYGMSKVINEQTARSFQRRSGADIYALRIGNVMEPDEYDRFPGFFANPEVRRRNIFCYIDARDLGQIVDRCLTTDGLGYQIFNAGNDTNSVDMPTAEIAERFFPGVPFSREMGEHEALYSNKKIRDMLGFAEEHDWRKYVK; translated from the coding sequence ATAGCAATGCGCGTATTGTTCACCGGCGGATCCGGCAAGGCCGGACGGCATGTCATTCCCTATCTGGTCGGCCAGGGCCATCACGTGGTCAATGTCGACCTGACACCGCTCGACCATCCCGGCGTCGACAACCTGACCGCCGACATCACCGATTCCGGTCAGATGTTCAATGTCATGTCGAGCTATGCCAATTTCGACGAGCTCGAGCCCGGAACCGGCGTTCCGAAATTCGATGCGGTGGTGCATTTCGCCGCCGTGCCGCGGATTCTGATCCGGCCGGACAACGAGACCTTCCGGATCAACACGATCGGCACCTATAATGTGATCGAAGCGGCAGTGAAGCTCGGCATCAACAAGATCATCATCGCCTCGTCCGAAACAACCTACGGAGTGTGTTTTGCCGACGGCGAGGTCAGCCCCGCCTCGCTGCCGGTGGAAGAGGACATGGATGTCAATCCGATGGATTCCTACGGCATGTCCAAGGTCATCAACGAGCAGACCGCGCGCAGCTTCCAGCGCCGCTCGGGTGCAGACATCTACGCGCTCAGGATCGGCAATGTGATGGAGCCCGATGAATATGACCGGTTCCCAGGCTTCTTCGCCAACCCGGAAGTGCGCCGCCGCAACATCTTCTGCTATATCGACGCGCGCGATCTGGGCCAGATCGTTGACCGGTGCCTGACGACCGACGGGCTGGGCTACCAGATCTTCAATGCCGGCAACGACACCAATTCTGTCGACATGCCGACGGCCGAGATTGCCGAACGGTTCTTCCCGGGCGTTCCCTTCAGCCGCGAGATGGGCGAGCATGAAGCGCTGTATTCGAACAAGAAAATACGCGACATGCTGGGCTTTGCCGAGGAACATGACTGGCGCAAATACGTGAAATGA